The sequence TCATTCTAAAGGTCAGGCTCTGTTGGAAGAGTTAAAAGAGGATAATGGTGTAGTTTCATTTCGGAACTCCAGTGTTGAGGTGGTTAAGTCCCTGGATGATCCTCTGGAATTTTCTGCCGTTTGTGCCAGTGTTCAGCCAGCGACTTCCATTAGGCCAAGAGATAAATACCGTCCTAGAAGAGTATCTGCTGTTCGTGATTTCCCTCCATATTGTGGAATAAATGTTTCTTTATCGATTGAAGAAGAAAAGGGGATGGCTAACCCAGGAAAGGATAGTCTGGAGAGAACTGAGGAAGTTGAATTGACGCCAGAACCAACTATAATGTCGTCATATGTCTCCGAGAGGGAGATAACTGGTGAGATGCTCCCGACCTCTGGAGAATGTCTTGATGGGCTTCACGACGTTCATGTTGAAATCGAAGAAAGTAAAACATTGAATGATAGTGCTGGAAGAGGATTGCTAGGAGAAATGACAGTAGCCACTGCAGAAGGGGGCACGATGGAATTTGAAGAATACAGCAGAGATTTACAGCCTGGCATCACAGAGAGAAATGGAGCATGTCCAGGATCAGATACCGTATCTAAGGCATTGGTGAATATCAGCATCGAGGATGCTGGAGGGTCAGTTGGGAAAGAAATTGCCACTTTTTCACCAGATAGAAATGATAAAGATATGCCTCCACGTAGGGATTTTAGCTCCAGGAATGACTTAAATAGGGAGCTAGTACATGGTCTGATGGCTGCACCACATTGCCCATGGAGGAAATCAAAAGGTGCTTTAAAAAGTCCAGATGGTGGAACAGATGATCTGAAGGGGAGCCAGCAGAACGTGCCTCTACAGCAGAAACCCAAAGCTGATGCTTTGAACACTAATCTCGAAGCAGATTATACAAGTCCTGATTCCCTTGATGGAGATAAAACACCTGGTAAATCAGCCTTCACAAACGAGGGAGATCATCGTGCCGGCAGTGAGTTCATACATGAAGCCACTCCTATATCCATGTTCAAGGCAGATGTTGACAGCAGTGATAATGATTGTGTAGAACCTATCAGAAAGAATTTCGTTGGTTGTTCTCCAGGAGACAATGATGAAGGGAGGAACTCGCATAATGCTTTTGGCTCAAATCGTGATGTGGATAAGGAGGTTGTGCATGGTCTGATGGCTGCATCTAATTGTCCATGGAAGAAGGAGAAGGCAATAACTAACTCAAATGGAGGGAGTCGAGGGACAAGTGGAGCAAAAAAGAGGAAGCAGAATTCGTCTTGGCGACAGAAGGGCAGGGCTGTTGCCAGAAAGAGTAAACCTCAAATGAAATCTCCGGGTTTGTCATCTAAGAAGATGAACAAAGTTcatatgttcgatgatgtaaatgaggGGCCTGATGCTTTGGCGCTTCTAGATGATGGAGATCATGATCATGATCATGATGGAGATTTTGCTACTAATTTTTCTGCCAGCCACAAGCGAGAAGATTATGAAATAACCTTTCCTCGCTTTGGCCCCAAGAGTTCTGGTCTTGGTGATGCCCGCAACACAGTGAGAGAAACTCTTCGATTGTTCAATGCTACTTGTAGAAAGTTCTTGCAACGAGAAGAAGAAGCAAACCTGGTTGAAGGAGATGAAGGAAGACCAAAGCAGTCAGGCAAGAAAGGCAAAAGGATTGATCTATCATCTGCACAGGTTCTcaagggaaaaggaaaatatgtaAATACAACTAAAGTAATTGGAGCAGTTCCAGGAGTTGAAGTGGGTGACGAATTTCAATACAGAGTGGAGCTTGCTGTTGTTGGCATTCACTTCCCATTCCAGTCTGGTATAGATAGTATGAAGGTTAATGAAAAACTACTTGCTACCAGTATTGTTACTTCCGGGGCTTATCATGATGACGTGGAGAATGCTGATGTCTTAAGATACTGTGGGCAAGGAGGAAATGTCATTGGGAAGTCTAAACAACCTGAAGATCAAAAGCTCGAAAGGGGGAATTTGGCTCTAAAGAATAGTATAGAAGAAAAGACACCAGTGCGTGTTGTTCGCGGGTGGAAGGAGATGAAAATTGTTGACCCTCTGGATTCCAAGCCTAAATTGGTCACTACTTATGTTTATGATGGCCTGTATACTGTGACGGATTGTCGTACAGAAAAAGGGCCACATGGGAAGCAGGTTTTTATGTTTGAGTTGAGGAGGAACCCTGGTCAGCCTGAACTTGCTTGGAAAGAGTTGAAGAAGTCAAGTAAGTTCAAAACCCGCCCAGGAGTGTGTGTCACTGATATTTCTAATGGTAAAGAGCGCATTCCTATTTGGGCGGTGAACACTATAGACGATCAAAAACCACCTCCATTCAACTACATTCCAAAGATGATGTACCCTGATTGGTACCATCCAATCCCCCCAGAAGGTTGCAATTGTCTCGGGCGATGTTCTGCGAAGAGAAAATGCGCGTGTGCAACTAGGAATGGAGGCGCAATCCCGTATAACCACAATGGAGCTTTAGTTGAAACTATGAATCTTGTATATGAGTGTGGTCCCCATTGTAAATGCCCCCCTTCCTGCTATAATAGGGCCACGCAACGTGGCATCAAGTTTCAGCTCGAGATCTTCAAGACAGAGTCGAGAGGCTGGGGTGTGAGGGCCCTGGCTTCTATACCTTCTGGAAGCTTCATATGCGAGTACACAGGAGAACTTCTTGAAGATATAGAAGCTGAGAAAAGAATTGGCAATGATGAGTATCTCTTTGACATCGGCCGGAATCTAATTGATTCCCCCGCcaattctgatgaagaagaagctGCTGCTGAGCTTAAAGGAAGGGGTTTCACAATTGATGCTTTGACGTATGGGAATGTTGGGAGGTTCATTAATCACAGCTGTGCGCCCAACCTTTGGGCGCAAAATGTGATTTATGACGACGATGACAAGAGAATGCCCCACGTTATGCTTTTTGCAATGGAGAACATTCCGCCTCTCCAGGAGCTCACGTATTCTTACAACTACTCTCTGGGTCAGGTCCACGACTCTGAGGGAAACGTTAAGGTTAAGAGTTGTTACTGCGGTGCTGCAGGATGTAGCGGCAGGTTGTACTGAGGTGTTTGTGATGATGGTAAAACAGTCGAGAGGTATCAAATCATGTGAGTCATCTTCCCCATGATTTTCACGCTTTCTTCGATTTTAACGTGCTAGCATGTGTATATATACAAAGCTTAGAGAGTGGTTCCCAGTTTTCTCTCTAAGTTTGGATTTTCGGACAAAATCCAACTGAAGATTAATGAATTGCAATATTTACAAATGCAAGTGTCGAAAAAT comes from Salvia miltiorrhiza cultivar Shanhuang (shh) chromosome 3, IMPLAD_Smil_shh, whole genome shotgun sequence and encodes:
- the LOC131015206 gene encoding uncharacterized protein LOC131015206 codes for the protein MISFSNGSLSNEVSNKRPLENGCMPKYKPRKVSAIRDFPPDCGPNAVPVNLRSEENCGSEAAGSKDAPGVVNLEPTNTVVECQSHEQLSSPTSSTLQHGAGVNGSMDVPMTETLDTLIEKAKENVTVSMKLVMEIGSVGTKMPDEDELHRQQAVNNPVEIERDEQLGTYVGNVETTVINDLTDVMLEPDLVRVDIVNDMHTLDHSKGQALLEELKEDNGVVSFRNSSVEVVKSLDDPLEFSAVCASVQPATSIRPRDKYRPRRVSAVRDFPPYCGINVSLSIEEEKGMANPGKDSLERTEEVELTPEPTIMSSYVSEREITGEMLPTSGECLDGLHDVHVEIEESKTLNDSAGRGLLGEMTVATAEGGTMEFEEYSRDLQPGITERNGACPGSDTVSKALVNISIEDAGGSVGKEIATFSPDRNDKDMPPRRDFSSRNDLNRELVHGLMAAPHCPWRKSKGALKSPDGGTDDLKGSQQNVPLQQKPKADALNTNLEADYTSPDSLDGDKTPGKSAFTNEGDHRAGSEFIHEATPISMFKADVDSSDNDCVEPIRKNFVGCSPGDNDEGRNSHNAFGSNRDVDKEVVHGLMAASNCPWKKEKAITNSNGGSRGTSGAKKRKQNSSWRQKGRAVARKSKPQMKSPGLSSKKMNKVHMFDDVNEGPDALALLDDGDHDHDHDGDFATNFSASHKREDYEITFPRFGPKSSGLGDARNTVRETLRLFNATCRKFLQREEEANLVEGDEGRPKQSGKKGKRIDLSSAQVLKGKGKYVNTTKVIGAVPGVEVGDEFQYRVELAVVGIHFPFQSGIDSMKVNEKLLATSIVTSGAYHDDVENADVLRYCGQGGNVIGKSKQPEDQKLERGNLALKNSIEEKTPVRVVRGWKEMKIVDPLDSKPKLVTTYVYDGLYTVTDCRTEKGPHGKQVFMFELRRNPGQPELAWKELKKSSKFKTRPGVCVTDISNGKERIPIWAVNTIDDQKPPPFNYIPKMMYPDWYHPIPPEGCNCLGRCSAKRKCACATRNGGAIPYNHNGALVETMNLVYECGPHCKCPPSCYNRATQRGIKFQLEIFKTESRGWGVRALASIPSGSFICEYTGELLEDIEAEKRIGNDEYLFDIGRNLIDSPANSDEEEAAAELKGRGFTIDALTYGNVGRFINHSCAPNLWAQNVIYDDDDKRMPHVMLFAMENIPPLQELTYSYNYSLGQVHDSEGNVKVKSCYCGAAGCSGRLY